The proteins below are encoded in one region of Mycobacterium shinjukuense:
- a CDS encoding adenylate/guanylate cyclase domain-containing protein yields MAANTCGAPPRGSEGWSQRPDCVAAVRSAARAPSQHHAETVARRQRILSVTAWLAVMVSGSFVVVQLLTGAWIWQLTSINIAAAVVFAIVPMLHHFGELVAPLTFIGAAYTTVFASCLDVGTGSGAQLFFLVGACLVVLVLGIEHIVLASFLAAVAAALIIATEFLVPRDTGLQPAWATSTGFVITTLSSCVMVLVTVWFALRDTSRAEAMMEAQYARSEALLANMLPASIAERLKEPVRQVIADKYDEASVLFADIVGFTERASGTAPVDLVRFLDRLYSAFDALVDQHGLEKIKVSGDSYMVVSGVPRPRPDHAQALADFALDMVAVAARLKDPHGRAVPLRVGMATGPVVAGVVGSRRFFYDVWGDAVNVASRMESTDSVGQIQVPDEVYERLKDDFVLRERGHIHVKGKGVMRTWYLIGRKTATDSADLLAEEPRTARV; encoded by the coding sequence GTGGCGGCTAACACATGCGGCGCCCCACCCAGAGGGTCAGAGGGCTGGTCGCAACGCCCGGACTGCGTTGCGGCCGTGCGCTCGGCGGCACGCGCCCCCAGCCAGCACCACGCCGAAACGGTCGCGCGCCGACAGCGCATCCTCAGCGTCACCGCCTGGCTGGCCGTGATGGTCAGCGGGAGCTTTGTGGTCGTACAACTTCTGACGGGCGCATGGATCTGGCAGCTGACCTCGATCAATATTGCGGCCGCGGTGGTTTTCGCAATCGTCCCAATGTTGCACCACTTCGGGGAATTGGTGGCACCGCTGACCTTCATCGGTGCGGCCTACACCACAGTGTTCGCCAGCTGCTTGGACGTGGGCACCGGCTCCGGCGCACAGCTGTTCTTCCTCGTCGGGGCCTGTCTGGTGGTGCTGGTACTGGGGATTGAACACATCGTGCTGGCGAGCTTCCTGGCGGCGGTTGCCGCCGCCCTGATCATCGCAACCGAATTCCTGGTCCCGCGCGATACCGGGCTCCAACCGGCCTGGGCGACGTCAACCGGTTTCGTCATCACCACCCTTTCCTCCTGCGTGATGGTGTTAGTGACGGTGTGGTTCGCCCTACGGGACACCTCGCGCGCCGAGGCGATGATGGAAGCCCAGTACGCGCGCTCCGAGGCCCTGCTTGCCAACATGTTGCCGGCCAGCATCGCCGAACGACTCAAGGAGCCCGTGCGACAGGTCATCGCCGACAAGTACGACGAGGCCTCGGTGCTGTTCGCCGACATTGTGGGGTTCACCGAGCGCGCCAGCGGCACCGCGCCGGTCGACCTGGTCCGGTTCCTGGACCGCCTCTACAGCGCCTTTGACGCGCTGGTGGACCAGCACGGGCTGGAGAAAATCAAGGTGAGCGGCGATTCCTACATGGTGGTCAGCGGGGTGCCCCGGCCGCGGCCCGACCACGCGCAGGCGCTGGCCGACTTCGCGCTCGACATGGTCGCCGTGGCGGCGCGACTCAAAGATCCGCACGGCCGCGCGGTGCCGCTGCGGGTGGGCATGGCCACCGGCCCGGTGGTCGCGGGTGTCGTGGGTTCTCGCCGGTTCTTCTACGACGTGTGGGGGGACGCGGTCAACGTGGCGTCCCGAATGGAATCCACCGACTCGGTGGGGCAGATCCAGGTGCCAGATGAGGTCTACGAACGGCTGAAGGACGACTTCGTGCTGCGCGAACGCGGCCACATCCATGTCAAAGGCAAAGGCGTCATGCGCACCTGGTATCTGATCGGCCGCAAGACAGCCACGGATTCCGCCGATCTGCTTGCCGAGGAGCCGCGCACCGCACGCGTCTAG
- a CDS encoding HdeD family acid-resistance protein, with the protein MGHTGAMEPSPVTSPTPLPVPSLLPHLWKSTLVSGVLSLILGALVLAWPGKSVLVAAIAFGVYLLITGIAQVVFAFGLHVAAGSRILLFISGAASLILAVLAFRHFGDAVLLLAIWIGIGFIFRGVATTVSAISDPALPGRGWSIFVGLISLVAGMIVMAAPFESIITLAIVVGAWFVVIGAFEIVSSFGIRKASQALGQ; encoded by the coding sequence ATGGGTCACACTGGTGCCATGGAACCCAGCCCCGTAACGAGCCCTACACCGCTGCCTGTCCCAAGCTTGTTGCCGCACTTATGGAAATCCACCCTGGTATCGGGGGTGCTGTCGCTGATCCTTGGCGCCCTGGTGCTGGCCTGGCCCGGAAAATCCGTCCTGGTCGCCGCCATCGCGTTCGGCGTCTACCTGCTGATCACCGGAATCGCGCAGGTTGTGTTCGCGTTTGGTCTGCATGTCGCGGCGGGCAGTCGAATCCTGTTATTCATCAGTGGAGCGGCCTCGCTGATCCTTGCCGTGCTGGCGTTCCGCCATTTCGGCGACGCGGTTCTGCTGCTGGCCATTTGGATCGGCATCGGGTTCATCTTTCGCGGCGTTGCCACAACGGTTTCCGCGATCAGCGATCCGGCGCTGCCGGGACGAGGGTGGTCGATTTTCGTCGGCTTGATCAGCCTGGTCGCCGGCATGATCGTGATGGCAGCGCCGTTCGAATCGATCATCACCCTGGCGATCGTCGTCGGCGCCTGGTTTGTGGTGATCGGCGCCTTCGAGATCGTGTCCTCGTTCGGCATCCGCAAGGCGTCACAAGCGCTCGGCCAATAG
- a CDS encoding cytochrome ubiquinol oxidase subunit I → MNVVDMSRWQFGITTVYHFIFVPLTIGLAPLLAVMQTAWVITDNVAWYRLTKFFGKLFLINFAIGVATGIVQEFQFGMNWSQYSRFVGDIFGAPLAMEGLAAFFFESTFIGLWIFGWNRLPRLIHLACIWIVAIAVNVSAFFIIAANSFMQHPVGAHYNPDTRRAELTDILALLTNNTAQWAFLHAVTGSLLTAGAFVAAVSAWWLVRSRTATVGPGTRAMFRPATILGCWVALAATAGLFFTGDIQGKLMFKQQPMKMASAESLCDTQTDPNFSILTVGRQNNCDSLTRVIEVPYVLPFLAEGRTSNVTLQGVRDIQQQYEQRFGPNDYRPNLFVTYWSFRVMIGLLAIPVLFALVALWLTRGGRIPHQRWFSWLALLTVPTPFLANSAGWIFTEMGRQPWIVVPNPTGDQQVRLTVAQGVSSHASAMVVASLVTFTLVYAVLAVVWCWLLKRYVVEGPQEHDAEPAATRTTGADEVAPLSFAY, encoded by the coding sequence ATGAATGTCGTCGACATGTCGCGGTGGCAGTTCGGTATCACCACCGTCTACCACTTCATCTTCGTGCCGCTAACCATCGGCCTGGCGCCCCTGCTGGCCGTCATGCAGACGGCGTGGGTCATCACCGATAACGTCGCCTGGTATCGGCTGACCAAGTTCTTCGGCAAGTTGTTTCTGATCAACTTCGCCATCGGCGTGGCGACCGGGATCGTGCAGGAGTTTCAGTTCGGGATGAACTGGAGCCAGTACTCCCGGTTCGTCGGCGACATCTTCGGGGCACCGCTGGCCATGGAGGGCCTGGCCGCCTTCTTCTTTGAGTCCACCTTCATCGGCTTGTGGATCTTCGGCTGGAACCGGCTGCCCCGGCTGATTCACCTGGCCTGCATCTGGATCGTCGCCATTGCGGTTAACGTGTCCGCGTTCTTCATCATCGCGGCGAACTCCTTTATGCAGCACCCGGTTGGCGCGCACTACAACCCGGACACCCGGCGCGCCGAATTGACCGACATTTTGGCGTTGCTCACCAATAACACCGCACAGTGGGCGTTTTTGCACGCGGTCACCGGTTCGTTGCTGACGGCCGGCGCATTCGTGGCCGCGGTGAGCGCCTGGTGGCTGGTCCGTTCGCGCACCGCCACGGTCGGTCCCGGTACCCGCGCCATGTTTCGACCCGCGACCATCCTGGGATGTTGGGTGGCGTTGGCGGCCACCGCCGGCTTGTTTTTCACCGGCGATATCCAGGGCAAGCTGATGTTCAAGCAGCAACCGATGAAAATGGCGTCGGCGGAATCGTTGTGCGACACCCAAACCGATCCGAACTTCTCCATCCTGACGGTGGGCCGGCAGAACAACTGCGACAGCCTCACCCGGGTCATCGAGGTGCCCTACGTGCTGCCGTTCCTCGCCGAAGGCAGGACGAGCAATGTCACGCTGCAGGGCGTGCGCGACATTCAGCAGCAATACGAACAGCGTTTCGGGCCAAACGACTACCGGCCAAACCTGTTCGTCACGTACTGGTCGTTCCGGGTGATGATCGGTTTGCTGGCGATTCCGGTGCTGTTCGCGTTGGTGGCGCTGTGGCTCACCCGCGGGGGCCGCATCCCGCATCAGCGGTGGTTTTCCTGGCTGGCGCTGTTGACCGTTCCCACGCCGTTCCTGGCCAACAGCGCCGGCTGGATATTCACCGAGATGGGCCGTCAGCCCTGGATTGTTGTCCCCAACCCGACCGGGGATCAGCAGGTTCGCCTCACCGTCGCGCAGGGCGTCTCCAGCCATGCGTCCGCCATGGTGGTCGCATCCCTGGTGACTTTTACCCTGGTCTACGCCGTGCTCGCGGTCGTCTGGTGCTGGCTGCTCAAACGCTACGTCGTCGAGGGACCGCAGGAACACGACGCCGAACCGGCGGCGACACGCACAACCGGTGCCGACGAGGTAGCGCCATTGTCTTTCGCGTATTGA
- the cydB gene encoding cytochrome d ubiquinol oxidase subunit II: MELSELWFGIIGALFVGFFILEGFDFGVGMLMEPLARVGSGDPETHRRTALNTIGPVWDGNEVWLITGGAAMFAAFPGWYATVFSALYLPLLVILFGMIVRAVAIEWRGKVDDVKWRGWADFGIAAGSWLPAVLWGVAFAILLRGLPVDGTGEAHLTITDALNAYTLLGGLATAGLFLLYGAVFLALKTAGPIRDDAHRIAAWLTLPVTGLVAGFGVWTQLAHGKQWTWAVLGVAVLAQLAAVLLVLRRVSDGWAFVCTLVVVAAVVVLVLGSLYPNLVPSTLNGDWNVTIYSASSTPYTLKIMTWVTAFFAPLTVAYQAWTYWVFRQRISADRIPPPSGLARRPS; the protein is encoded by the coding sequence GTGGAACTCTCCGAATTGTGGTTCGGCATCATCGGGGCGCTGTTTGTCGGCTTCTTCATCCTCGAAGGGTTCGATTTTGGCGTCGGCATGTTGATGGAGCCGCTGGCCCGCGTCGGCTCCGGCGACCCCGAAACCCACCGCCGCACAGCGCTGAACACCATCGGCCCGGTTTGGGATGGCAACGAGGTCTGGTTGATCACCGGCGGCGCGGCGATGTTCGCGGCGTTTCCCGGTTGGTATGCCACCGTTTTTTCTGCGCTGTATCTGCCGCTGCTGGTGATCCTGTTCGGCATGATCGTGCGCGCCGTGGCCATCGAGTGGCGCGGCAAGGTCGACGACGTGAAGTGGCGTGGCTGGGCCGATTTCGGCATCGCGGCGGGGTCCTGGCTGCCCGCCGTGCTGTGGGGGGTAGCGTTCGCCATCCTGCTACGCGGACTGCCGGTGGACGGCACCGGTGAGGCGCATCTGACGATCACCGATGCGCTCAACGCCTACACGCTATTGGGCGGGTTGGCCACCGCCGGCCTGTTCCTGCTCTACGGCGCGGTGTTCCTCGCCTTGAAGACCGCCGGCCCGATCCGCGACGACGCCCACCGGATCGCCGCCTGGCTTACCCTGCCGGTGACCGGACTGGTTGCGGGCTTTGGAGTTTGGACGCAACTGGCGCATGGCAAGCAATGGACCTGGGCGGTGCTCGGGGTGGCGGTGCTCGCCCAGTTGGCGGCGGTGCTGCTGGTGTTGCGACGGGTATCCGACGGGTGGGCGTTCGTGTGCACCCTGGTGGTCGTCGCGGCCGTGGTGGTGCTGGTGCTGGGCTCGCTGTACCCGAACCTGGTGCCGTCGACGCTAAACGGCGACTGGAACGTGACAATCTACAGCGCCTCGTCGACCCCGTACACGCTGAAAATCATGACCTGGGTGACGGCGTTCTTCGCTCCGCTGACCGTGGCGTACCAGGCGTGGACGTATTGGGTTTTCCGGCAACGGATCTCGGCTGATCGGATACCTCCGCCCAGCGGTCTGGCAAGGCGCCCGTCCTGA
- the cydD gene encoding thiol reductant ABC exporter subunit CydD, with the protein MGSAIVLASIVAHVISDPAARSLRCWLGQLSILFALWAVRTMTRWLQARLGQRGASAVIAELTGQVLAAVTARQPSQQATQRDAAAVVVTRGLDGLRPYFTGYLPTLLLAVILTPATVAVIAVYDPKSAAVVVITLPLIPVFMVLIGLATAERSTAALATMTTLQARLLDLIAGIPTLRALGRARDPEHRIAELGAAHRRSAMATLRIAFLSALVLELLATLGVALVAVGIGLRLVFGAMSLSAGLTVLLLAPDVYWPLRRIGVEFHAAQDGRAAADRAFALIGQPAATPGRQTVPARGAQIRLENLSVATRDGRAPHDLTAVIEPGQVTVLTGRNGTGKSTALQVIAGLTVPSSGRVTVAGVDVTELEPAAWWRQVSWLPQRPVLVPGTVRANLTLLGAPNDLERACAATGFDAVVAELPDGWDTVLGRGGVGLSLGQRQRLGLARALGSPAPVLLLDEPTAHLDADTEDRALAAIVERARAGATVVIVAHRERVVAIGDRVVEVSSDSEVRYAPV; encoded by the coding sequence ATCGGCTCGGCGATCGTGCTGGCGAGCATCGTCGCCCACGTCATCAGCGATCCCGCGGCACGCAGCCTGCGGTGCTGGCTTGGACAGCTATCAATCTTGTTTGCGTTGTGGGCCGTTCGTACGATGACACGCTGGCTGCAGGCGCGTCTGGGCCAGCGCGGGGCCAGTGCGGTGATCGCCGAGCTCACCGGGCAGGTGCTGGCCGCGGTGACCGCGCGCCAACCCAGTCAGCAGGCGACACAGCGGGACGCCGCGGCCGTGGTGGTTACCCGTGGTCTGGACGGTTTGCGTCCCTACTTCACCGGTTACCTGCCGACCCTGCTGCTCGCGGTGATCCTGACGCCGGCCACAGTTGCGGTGATCGCCGTCTACGACCCGAAATCGGCTGCCGTCGTGGTGATCACCCTGCCGCTGATACCCGTGTTCATGGTGTTGATCGGGCTGGCCACCGCTGAGCGATCGACCGCTGCCCTGGCCACCATGACCACGCTGCAGGCCCGGCTGCTGGATCTGATCGCCGGTATCCCCACCCTGCGAGCCCTGGGACGGGCTCGGGATCCGGAACACCGCATCGCCGAACTGGGGGCCGCCCATCGACGCTCGGCAATGGCGACGCTGCGGATCGCGTTCCTGTCGGCGCTGGTCCTGGAGTTGCTGGCCACCCTCGGGGTGGCGCTGGTCGCGGTCGGCATCGGCTTGCGCCTGGTGTTCGGCGCGATGAGCCTGAGCGCCGGTTTGACGGTCCTGCTGCTGGCCCCGGATGTGTACTGGCCGCTGCGCCGCATCGGTGTGGAATTTCATGCCGCCCAAGACGGGAGGGCCGCGGCCGACCGGGCTTTCGCGCTGATCGGTCAGCCCGCCGCGACCCCGGGCCGACAGACGGTACCAGCCCGCGGCGCCCAGATCCGCCTGGAAAACCTCAGCGTCGCAACCCGCGACGGCCGCGCACCGCATGATCTGACCGCGGTGATCGAACCCGGCCAGGTCACGGTGCTCACCGGACGAAACGGCACCGGCAAAAGCACCGCGCTGCAGGTGATCGCCGGCCTCACCGTCCCGTCGTCTGGCCGGGTTACGGTGGCCGGTGTCGACGTCACCGAGCTGGAGCCTGCCGCCTGGTGGCGCCAGGTGTCCTGGCTGCCGCAGCGCCCGGTGCTGGTCCCGGGTACCGTGCGAGCCAACCTGACCCTGCTCGGCGCACCCAATGATCTTGAACGCGCCTGCGCGGCAACCGGATTCGACGCGGTGGTGGCCGAGCTGCCGGACGGATGGGATACCGTGCTCGGCCGCGGAGGAGTGGGCCTGTCGCTGGGGCAACGGCAACGGCTGGGTCTGGCCCGCGCGCTGGGATCACCCGCCCCGGTGTTACTGCTCGACGAGCCCACCGCGCACCTGGACGCCGACACCGAGGACCGGGCGCTGGCCGCCATCGTCGAGCGCGCCCGCGCCGGGGCCACCGTGGTGATCGTCGCCCACCGCGAGCGAGTCGTCGCGATCGGCGACCGAGTCGTCGAGGTCAGCTCCGACAGCGAGGTGCGTTATGCGCCGGTCTGA
- a CDS encoding bifunctional lysylphosphatidylglycerol flippase/synthetase MprF, with translation MLLAAHREVRVNEPSVDVVPRVRARERVVVHVDSLRARCLGAVALFCVACWLIALLAHDYRHADWQATGRLSWSLTVLAAVALIARGIFLGRPVTAMHAAAAGAFLVVGLAVHVLFFDLLGEALIASSGLVLMWPTAAYPRPEDLPRVWALVNATKADPLAPFAMQAGKCYHFSADGAAALAYRTRMGFAVVGGDPIGDEAQFAELVADFAAMCHTHGWRIVVVGCSERRLPLWSDEAVIGQSLRAIPIGRDVVVDASSFDMVGRKFRNLRQAVQRTHNFGITTEMVAEQELDDNQRAELTEVLLASASGAHTDRGFCMNLDGVLAGRYPGIQLIIARDAEGRVQGFHRYATAGAGSDVSLDVPWRRRGAPNGIDERLSVDMITAAREAGAQRVSLAFAAFPELFADRQRSGLRRCSYVLVHLLDPLIALESLYRYLRKFHALDGRRYALISMTQVFPLVFVLLSLEFMPRRRHL, from the coding sequence CTGTTGTTGGCAGCTCATCGGGAGGTGAGGGTGAACGAACCGTCGGTCGATGTGGTACCGAGGGTTCGCGCGCGCGAACGCGTCGTCGTGCACGTCGACTCGCTGCGGGCGCGCTGCCTCGGCGCCGTGGCCCTGTTCTGCGTGGCATGCTGGCTGATCGCACTGCTCGCCCACGACTACCGGCACGCCGATTGGCAGGCCACCGGCCGCTTGAGTTGGTCGCTGACGGTGCTGGCGGCGGTGGCGTTGATCGCCCGGGGCATCTTCCTTGGCCGCCCGGTGACGGCAATGCATGCGGCCGCGGCCGGCGCGTTCCTGGTGGTGGGCCTGGCGGTGCACGTGTTGTTCTTCGACTTGCTCGGCGAGGCGCTGATCGCCAGTTCCGGCCTGGTGTTGATGTGGCCGACGGCCGCCTATCCGCGACCCGAAGATCTGCCCCGGGTGTGGGCTCTGGTCAACGCCACCAAGGCGGACCCGCTGGCGCCGTTCGCCATGCAGGCCGGCAAGTGTTACCACTTCAGCGCGGACGGCGCCGCTGCGCTGGCATACCGGACCCGCATGGGATTCGCGGTGGTCGGTGGGGACCCGATCGGTGACGAGGCGCAGTTTGCTGAGCTGGTCGCCGACTTTGCCGCCATGTGCCACACCCACGGTTGGCGGATCGTGGTGGTGGGCTGCAGCGAGCGCCGGCTGCCGCTGTGGAGCGACGAGGCCGTGATCGGCCAATCGTTGCGTGCGATACCCATCGGTCGCGACGTGGTGGTCGACGCGTCCAGTTTTGACATGGTCGGGCGCAAGTTCCGCAACCTGCGGCAGGCGGTGCAACGCACGCACAACTTCGGCATCACCACCGAGATGGTCGCCGAGCAAGAACTCGACGATAACCAACGGGCGGAGCTGACCGAGGTGCTGTTGGCCTCAGCGAGCGGGGCGCACACCGATCGTGGATTCTGCATGAACCTCGACGGCGTGTTGGCCGGCCGTTACCCGGGAATACAGCTGATCATCGCCAGGGACGCCGAGGGCCGGGTGCAAGGCTTCCATCGGTACGCGACCGCCGGCGCGGGCAGCGACGTGTCCCTCGACGTGCCGTGGCGGCGTCGTGGTGCCCCCAACGGGATCGACGAACGCCTCAGCGTCGACATGATCACCGCCGCCAGAGAAGCTGGGGCGCAACGGGTGTCATTGGCATTTGCGGCATTCCCGGAACTCTTCGCCGACCGCCAGCGCAGCGGGCTTCGGCGCTGCAGCTACGTGTTGGTCCATCTGCTTGACCCGTTGATCGCCCTCGAGTCGCTGTACCGATACCTACGCAAATTCCACGCCTTGGACGGCCGGCGCTACGCGCTGATCTCGATGACTCAGGTATTTCCGTTGGTTTTCGTGTTGCTGTCGCTGGAGTTCATGCCGCGCCGGCGGCACCTTTGA
- a CDS encoding acyl-CoA thioesterase II, translating to MPVAAGDEPNAREKPTSDFEELLSVLHLRRVTDDRFTGSHPSKNPMRTFGGLLMAQSFVAGSRTLPRADLPPSALSVHFINGGDTAKDIEFHVVRLRDERRFANRRVDAVQDGTLLSSAMISYMSGGRGLEHSVDPPQVAEPHTLPTIGELLRGYEDTVPHFVNALRPIEWRYTNDPAWVMRTKGDRLPYNRVWLKALGAMPDDPVLHTATMLYSSDTTVLDPVITTHGLSWGFDRIFAASANHSVWFHRQVNFDDWVLYSTSSPVAADSRGLGSGHFFDRSGQLIATVVQEGVLKYFPAAPR from the coding sequence ATGCCCGTGGCGGCTGGCGATGAGCCGAATGCGCGAGAAAAACCGACATCGGATTTCGAGGAACTGCTGTCGGTACTGCATCTCCGCCGGGTCACCGACGACCGGTTCACCGGATCACATCCCAGCAAGAACCCGATGCGAACATTCGGCGGACTTCTCATGGCGCAGTCGTTCGTGGCGGGTAGCCGCACACTACCCCGTGCAGACCTGCCGCCCAGCGCGCTCTCGGTGCATTTCATCAACGGCGGCGACACCGCCAAGGACATCGAATTCCACGTCGTGCGGCTGCGCGATGAGCGCCGTTTCGCCAATCGGCGCGTGGACGCGGTCCAGGACGGAACCCTGTTGTCCTCGGCGATGATCTCCTACATGTCCGGTGGGCGGGGGCTGGAGCACTCCGTCGATCCGCCTCAGGTGGCCGAACCGCACACGCTGCCGACGATTGGCGAGCTGTTGCGCGGCTACGAGGACACCGTGCCGCACTTCGTCAACGCGCTGCGGCCCATCGAGTGGCGATACACCAACGACCCCGCCTGGGTGATGCGGACCAAGGGCGATCGGCTGCCCTACAACCGGGTCTGGCTCAAGGCCCTGGGTGCCATGCCCGACGATCCGGTGCTGCACACCGCGACGATGCTGTATTCCTCCGATACCACCGTGCTGGACCCGGTGATCACCACCCACGGGCTGTCGTGGGGTTTCGACCGCATCTTCGCGGCATCGGCCAACCACTCGGTGTGGTTTCACCGTCAGGTCAATTTCGACGACTGGGTGCTGTATTCCACGTCGTCGCCGGTGGCCGCGGACTCCCGCGGGCTGGGCAGCGGGCACTTCTTCGACCGCTCCGGGCAACTCATCGCCACGGTGGTCCAAGAGGGGGTGTTGAAGTACTTTCCTGCCGCTCCCCGATAG
- the pyk gene encoding pyruvate kinase — MTRRGKIVCTLGPATQQDDMVMALVEAGMDVARMNFSHGNYEDHKAAYERVRAASDATGRAVGVLADLQGPKIRLGRFATGPTYWADGETVRITVSDCPGSHDRVSTTYKRLAMDAAAGDRVLIDDGKIGLVVDGVEGDDVICTVVEGGPVSDNKGMSLPGMKVTAPALSEKDIEDLTFAVNLGVDMVALSFVRSPSDIELVHEVMDRIGRRVPVIAKLEKPEAIDNLEAIVLAFDGVMVARGDLGVELPLEEVPLVQKRAIQMARENAKPVIVATQMLDSMIENSRPTRAEASDVANAVLDGADALMLSGETSVGKYPLAAVRTMSKIVCAVEENSTAAPPLTHVPRTKRGVISYAARDIGERLDAKALVAFTQSGDTVRRLARLHTPLPLLAFTDLPEVRSQLAMTWGTETFIVPHMRSTDGMIRQVDKSLLELGRYRRGDLVVIVAGAPPGTVGSTNLIHVHRIGEDDV; from the coding sequence GTGACTAGACGCGGAAAAATCGTCTGCACTCTCGGGCCGGCCACCCAACAAGACGACATGGTGATGGCCTTGGTCGAGGCCGGAATGGACGTCGCCCGAATGAACTTTAGTCACGGCAACTACGAGGATCACAAGGCCGCTTACGAGCGGGTCCGGGCGGCCTCCGATGCCACCGGGCGCGCGGTCGGTGTGCTTGCCGACCTGCAGGGCCCGAAGATCAGGTTGGGGCGCTTTGCCACCGGGCCCACCTACTGGGCCGACGGGGAAACCGTCCGAATCACCGTCAGCGACTGCCCAGGCAGCCATGACCGCGTGTCGACCACCTACAAGCGGTTAGCCATGGACGCGGCCGCCGGTGATCGGGTCCTGATCGACGACGGCAAGATCGGGTTGGTGGTCGATGGCGTCGAGGGTGACGATGTGATCTGCACCGTCGTCGAAGGTGGCCCGGTCAGCGACAACAAGGGCATGTCGCTGCCCGGGATGAAGGTGACCGCCCCTGCGCTGTCGGAGAAGGACATCGAGGACCTCACGTTCGCGGTGAACCTCGGCGTCGACATGGTCGCGCTTTCGTTCGTGCGCTCGCCGTCGGATATCGAGCTGGTCCACGAGGTGATGGACCGGATCGGCCGGCGGGTACCGGTGATCGCCAAGCTGGAAAAGCCCGAAGCCATCGACAATCTCGAGGCCATCGTGCTCGCGTTTGACGGCGTCATGGTGGCTCGCGGCGACTTGGGTGTCGAGCTGCCGTTGGAAGAGGTTCCGCTGGTGCAAAAGCGGGCCATCCAGATGGCCCGCGAAAACGCCAAGCCGGTCATCGTGGCGACCCAGATGCTCGATTCGATGATCGAGAACTCACGGCCGACCCGTGCCGAGGCGTCCGACGTCGCCAACGCCGTGCTCGACGGCGCTGACGCACTGATGTTGTCCGGCGAAACGTCGGTCGGGAAATACCCGTTGGCGGCGGTGCGGACCATGTCGAAGATCGTGTGTGCGGTTGAGGAGAATTCGACGGCCGCTCCACCGTTGACGCATGTGCCGCGCACCAAGCGGGGCGTGATCTCCTATGCGGCCCGCGACATCGGCGAGCGACTCGACGCCAAGGCCCTGGTCGCCTTCACGCAATCCGGCGACACCGTGCGGCGCTTGGCCCGCCTGCACACCCCGCTGCCGCTGCTGGCCTTCACCGATCTGCCCGAGGTACGCAGCCAACTGGCCATGACCTGGGGCACCGAAACGTTCATCGTCCCGCACATGAGGTCTACCGACGGGATGATCCGCCAGGTCGACAAGTCGCTGCTCGAGCTGGGCCGCTACAGGCGCGGTGACCTGGTGGTCATCGTCGCCGGCGCCCCTCCGGGCACAGTGGGCTCGACCAACCTGATCCACGTGCACCGGATCGGGGAGGACGACGTCTAA
- a CDS encoding DUF2752 domain-containing protein has protein sequence MEPSLRRLRRCGAAGSAVLLAGALGYIGLVDPHDPHSPYPRCPFKLLTGWNCPACGGLRMMHDLLHGDLAASINDNVFALFGIPVLAGWVLLRHHRGQSLRPIPVMITVAVAMIGWTVLRNLPGFPLVPTVLSG, from the coding sequence ATGGAACCTAGTCTCCGTCGTCTTCGTCGCTGCGGTGCCGCGGGTTCGGCGGTGCTGCTGGCCGGCGCCCTAGGCTACATCGGACTCGTCGACCCGCATGACCCGCATTCGCCGTACCCACGGTGCCCGTTCAAGTTGCTCACCGGCTGGAATTGTCCCGCCTGCGGTGGTCTCCGGATGATGCACGATCTGCTGCACGGTGACCTAGCGGCCAGCATCAACGACAACGTCTTTGCGCTCTTCGGTATCCCGGTGCTAGCGGGTTGGGTTCTGCTGCGCCACCACCGCGGCCAGTCGTTGCGGCCGATACCGGTGATGATCACGGTGGCGGTCGCGATGATCGGGTGGACGGTGCTGCGTAACCTACCCGGCTTCCCCTTGGTACCGACGGTGCTGAGCGGGTAG
- a CDS encoding NINE protein encodes MTDQPWSGAPPGSPQQPPGYPPPFPPQYPSYPQYAAGGAYVDPSAPFGRHPVSGKPYSDKSKTVAGLLQLLGLIGIAGIGRIYIGHTGLGIAQLLVGWLTCGVGAVIWGLIDALLILTDNVSDPWGRPLRDGT; translated from the coding sequence GTGACCGACCAGCCGTGGTCTGGCGCGCCGCCCGGCTCGCCGCAGCAGCCACCGGGATACCCGCCGCCCTTTCCTCCGCAGTATCCGTCATATCCGCAGTACGCGGCGGGCGGCGCCTACGTCGACCCGTCGGCGCCCTTTGGTCGGCACCCCGTGAGCGGGAAGCCATACTCCGACAAATCGAAAACGGTTGCGGGTTTACTGCAGCTGCTTGGACTGATCGGGATCGCCGGTATCGGGCGCATCTACATCGGTCACACCGGGTTGGGTATCGCGCAGCTGCTCGTGGGCTGGCTGACATGCGGAGTGGGCGCGGTCATCTGGGGTCTTATCGACGCATTGCTGATATTGACCGACAATGTGAGCGACCCTTGGGGCCGCCCGTTGCGCGATGGAACCTAG